From Cellulosimicrobium cellulans, the proteins below share one genomic window:
- the sigK gene encoding ECF RNA polymerase sigma factor SigK — MPPPVSTNPAVDAALSACAGGDPETFAPVYDALAPVAYGTCLGVLRDPDHAAEVVQEVMVEVWQTAERYDAARGSARTWVATLARRRAVDRVRAEQARRDRDQRDVDASTAAAPRDVVVEDVERRLEGAAVRRCLDSLTATQREAVVQAYYGGLTYREVAERLDAALPTVKSRIRDGLLRLRDCLGVRRG, encoded by the coding sequence GTGCCCCCTCCCGTGTCGACGAACCCGGCGGTCGACGCCGCGCTGTCGGCGTGCGCGGGCGGCGACCCCGAGACGTTCGCGCCCGTCTACGACGCGCTCGCGCCGGTCGCGTACGGCACCTGCCTCGGTGTCCTCCGGGACCCGGACCACGCGGCGGAGGTCGTGCAGGAGGTGATGGTCGAGGTGTGGCAGACGGCGGAGCGGTACGACGCGGCGCGCGGCTCGGCGCGCACCTGGGTCGCGACCCTGGCGCGACGGCGGGCCGTGGACCGCGTGCGCGCCGAGCAGGCGCGCCGCGACCGCGACCAGCGCGACGTGGACGCCTCGACGGCCGCGGCGCCGCGGGACGTCGTGGTCGAGGACGTCGAACGACGTCTCGAGGGTGCGGCCGTGCGGCGGTGCCTGGACTCGCTCACGGCGACGCAGCGGGAGGCGGTCGTGCAGGCGTACTACGGCGGCCTCACCTACCGCGAGGTCGCGGAGCGGCTCGACGCCGCCCTCCCGACCGTGAAGTCCCGCATCCGCGACGGGCTCCTGCGGCTGCGCGACTGCCTGGGGGTGCGCCGTGG
- a CDS encoding 3-deoxy-7-phosphoheptulonate synthase — protein MDSPELQARTSDLRVRALDALPAPRTMLADLPLGATRSDLVTTSRREVRDVLAGDDDRLLVIVGPCSVHDPEAALEYAGRLAAVAHELADDLMVVMRVYFEKPRTTVGWKGLINDPHLDGSHDVHHGLRLARQVLLGVLDAGVPAACEFLEPTSPQYIADAVSWGAIGARNAESQVHRQLASGLSMPVGFKNATDGDVQIAVDGCITAASEHTFFGMDSLGRAAAVETAGNPDCHVILRGGRSGPNYGADDVAAALAVARTSGRGGVTEHGLVVDASHGNSGKSHVRQAEVVREVSARLAEGEQGITGLMMESFLVAGAQKPAPSGLVYGQSVTDACIDWDTTADLLRELAGAVRTRRAL, from the coding sequence GTGGACAGCCCCGAGCTCCAGGCCCGCACGAGCGACCTGCGGGTCCGCGCGCTCGACGCGCTCCCCGCCCCGCGCACGATGCTCGCCGACCTGCCGCTCGGCGCGACGCGCAGCGACCTCGTGACGACGTCGCGCCGCGAGGTCCGCGACGTCCTCGCGGGCGACGACGACCGGCTCCTCGTCATCGTCGGCCCGTGCTCGGTGCACGACCCCGAGGCCGCGCTCGAGTACGCGGGTCGTCTGGCCGCCGTCGCGCACGAGCTCGCCGACGACCTCATGGTCGTCATGCGCGTGTACTTCGAGAAGCCGCGGACCACGGTGGGCTGGAAGGGCCTCATCAACGACCCGCACCTCGACGGGTCGCACGACGTGCACCACGGCCTGCGCCTCGCGCGCCAGGTGCTGCTCGGCGTCCTCGACGCCGGCGTCCCAGCCGCGTGCGAGTTCCTCGAGCCGACGAGCCCGCAGTACATCGCGGACGCCGTGTCGTGGGGCGCGATCGGCGCGCGCAACGCGGAGTCGCAGGTGCACCGCCAGCTCGCGTCGGGCCTGTCGATGCCCGTCGGGTTCAAGAACGCGACCGACGGCGACGTGCAGATCGCGGTCGACGGCTGCATCACGGCGGCGAGCGAGCACACGTTCTTCGGCATGGACTCGCTGGGGCGCGCCGCCGCGGTCGAGACGGCGGGCAACCCGGACTGCCACGTCATCCTGCGCGGCGGCCGCTCCGGCCCCAACTACGGGGCCGACGACGTCGCGGCGGCGCTCGCGGTCGCGCGCACCTCCGGCCGGGGCGGGGTCACGGAGCACGGGCTGGTCGTGGACGCCTCGCACGGCAACTCGGGCAAGAGCCACGTGCGCCAGGCGGAGGTCGTGCGCGAGGTCTCCGCTCGGCTCGCCGAGGGGGAGCAGGGGATCACGGGCCTCATGATGGAGAGCTTCCTCGTGGCGGGCGCGCAGAAGCCCGCGCCGAGCGGCCTCGTGTACGGGCAGTCGGTCACCGACGCGTGCATCGACTGGGACACGACGGCCGACCTGCTGCGCGAGCTGGCCGGCGCGGTGCGCACGCGCCGCGCGCTCTGA